The Mercenaria mercenaria strain notata chromosome 10, MADL_Memer_1, whole genome shotgun sequence genome contains a region encoding:
- the LOC123559839 gene encoding uncharacterized protein LOC123559839, translated as MFKNTIKAFQISFVVIIMLQLLSVVINWEWINDMFISTKRQNDKDSNLPVGRNLKEKYATVVTGYFDIGSFHKGKSHFRNQSFYYKVANIFSYLQNSLVVYTDSPVFLNHIKYIRNKKLNKTKIIFFERSSAWSFQIIDDIKRIFNIEGYTRRSTSKVSPLYTCAMHSKYYCLKQAAENNYFNTKYIMWLDVGYFWKLKANQAFFLKTPYKFDDSQIAMNKINTGRSIPSSPVDIIKESHLQVGGGLVFGEMQTMIKFSSQYRRAVEYFLSKNLTNTDQQILHAMFTQEGRKAICPEVEIKTYGTADNRDWHFLASATRRLFYLVMMSRP; from the exons ATGTTTAAAAATACTATCAAAGCATTCCAAATAAGTTTCGTTGTGATAATTATGTTACAACTATTATCAGTAGTTATTAATTGGGAATGGATAAATGATATGTTTATATCCACG AAGAGACAAAATGATAAAGACAGTAATTTGCCAGTCGGAAGAAATTTGAAGGAAAAATATGCTACCGTTGTAACTGGGTATTTTGATATAGGATCGTTTCATAAAGGGAAAAGCCATTTCCGAAATCAGAGTTTTTACTACAAAGTAGCgaacatattttcatatctccAAAATTCACTTGTCGTTTACACAGATTCACCAGTGTTTTTAaatcatattaaatatataagaaataaaaaactaaataaaacaaaaataattttctttgaacGGTCTTCTGCATGGTCTTTTCAAATTATTGATGACATAAAACGGATATTTAATATTGAAGGCTATACTAGACGAAGCACGAGTAAAGTTTCACCATTGTACACATGTGCTATGCATtcgaaatattattgtttaaaacaagCTGCAGAAAACAATTactttaacacaaaatatataatgtGGTTGGATGTTGGATACTTTTGGAAACTGAAAGCAAATCAAGCATTCTTTCTGAAAACGCCATATAAGTTTGATGATTCACAAATAGCAATGAACAAAATAAATACTGGTCGTAGTATACCATCAAGTCCAGTTGACATAATTAAGGAAAGCCATTTACAAGTTGGAGGCGGATTAGTGTTTGGTGAAATGCAAACTATGATCAAGTTTTCATCTCAGTACAGACGAGCAGTcgaatattttttgtcaaagaaTTTAACCAACACAGATCAACAAATCTTACATGCCATGTTTACACAGGAAGGACGAAAAGCTATCTGCCCTGAAGTTGAGATTAAAACATATGGAACGGCTGACAATCGCGACTGGCATTTCCTAG